The genomic DNA aagaatgtagaagacaatggtttGTTAATAAGAAGAAGCTAAAAGACgtagattatgtagtctgagtttgctatttgctatgcttgtacccaatttagtaggagaatgaaatcttaagaatgtagaagacaatggtgtgttattgagaggtagctaagagatgtagattagaacatgattaagtcaatgggtagaaacaatagtggcagatgtacgtgtgatacgcaactatagaccgattgcatatgctaatgcaactaagccaggagattgctataaaacatGCTATGTCCAAGGattggtgggcaatcagcgactagctcaatgactgtctcaggtttgatttgcaaattaaagtttaatacttcttgaagaatcttctgcgtctcctggtcatttgtggggcacgaaaaaccacgacaaaattatccaatgacagaaatgttctttcttgtgagtctggaagagagattctCATGgccttttgctggggagagatgagaagacgtgaatggagagagtgggccctttttctttctttttgttttctttactaaccctataatcaaagtaagaattataaatcttAATAGTTTAATCACATATTATGTACCATTTGTTACTTCAGGTGTCACACAGACGCAAACCTATAAAACTACCAGCAACAATTGAACACacttggagtctggttttgcagtTAACAAACACTATTTTATTGGTAACTACTAATAATAGTGAACTTAAACCAGATAATCCAAGGGTTAGcaatgttatgcatatataggtgtgaatacaggtttcccccggtatctgaaggtagagcgttcctatgaaaccgtttgtaaaccgaaatgtcatgaagcgaagaagcaattaccattaatctaAATGAGAAAAGATTTTggacgttcccagacccaaagaaTAAcccaccaaatcataccaaatagcacataaaacctaaaataacactaacctatagtaaaagtaggaatgatatgataaatatacacactatataaagtagaaatattgtatttacagtgtagtttcactgaaAATCGGGAAGATAGTGAACTGAAATTGATTTGGAGAGAAAAAGAATCGGCACGTGCACAGCTATGCACGTACACACATGCGTACACAACtgccgcacaaggcttcacggtcatggtagtctttttcGGGGTAAACTCACATATAAAGGAGGCATCATCTttatcgtaaaagcgaaaatcctctttggtcagcaaaaacaggtactaatgtaggtctttcgtaacagtgagctgtcgtaaagcgagcgtcccaaaaacgggggccacctgtatataAAATCCAAACCTAGGTGGTAAACGGCATAGTCTTACGATGATGTGGTAGATTCAATTTAGTTcacaagattggggggggggggagaggagggagggagggagggaaggagggagagggagatgtaatCCAAGTAAACAAGTGTTGTTGACCTTTTCCAAtgcccatcaaatcttccaagttAGCCAGAGATGACCAACTGAAGAGCACCTTCTTCAAGAGAAAAtctaccaacccaggcaagggttagactcaccggtagattccacagggtCGCTCTTACACGCACTAACAGCCACAGATCGACTCTTCTTTATCGATCCTCAAATCCCACCCTGCTAGAAAGTCCAACTGGCAGAAACTTTCATCACTTGCCTTCGTGCGTCCGCGTGTCCTGCGAGAAAAGCAGTTACGTGTGTTTAAATACCgttgtgctgaacaccagctgtccatcatgtagctccgccccctctctctgtaagaagtCGCTTGTTTGTTCTGTGTCGGTAAAGGATCATTCTGACCTTGCTTAACCACAGAGAGTATAAACATTTGCTGGTCACCATAGCAACCCAGCACTTCTGCAGAAATCCAACAGCGTGTCCAAAGTCAGTCTCGGTTCTCTTTGCATTTTAAAGAGATAGTCCATAGAAAGTATGAACCCCAGGGGCAGATtacacaggggacacatcgcacagtatccacacaaacgagattctTCAGTTTGGCCagactggggtgggggggctatAAACCCCTCTGTTAAGCTGCCAGCAGAACTGAGAGCTACATAagattagatgactgagtgaatcgcttcctacattcacagcaggtgaacggcctctccccagtgtgaactcaatgatgcacactggttgatttggctgagagaatcttttcccaaagtctgagcagatcggtctctacccagtgtgaagtcgctggtgtgcctttaggatggatgactgagtgaatcctttcccacagtttgagcaggtgaatggcctctctccagtgtgaactcgctgatgtaccttcagatgggatgatgcagtgaatcccttcccgcagtctgagcaggtgtacggcctctctccagtgtgaactcgctgatgtatcttcagatgGGATGAtgaagcgaatcccttcccacagtctgagcaggtgattggccactctccggtgtgaactcCCTGGTGTGCCTTCAGTtgagataactgagtgaatcctttcccacagtctgagcaggtgaacggcttctctccagtgtgaattcgctgatgtaccttcagttgagatgactgagcgaatcccttcccacagtttgagcaggtgaatggcctctctctggtgtgaactcgctgatgtactttaAGTTGAGGtaaatcagtgaatcccttcccgcagactgagcaggagaacggccactctccggtgtgaactgaccggtgtttcagtaacttatatgacaaagtgaatcctttcccacagtctgagcaggtgaatggcctctccccagtgtgaactgactggtgtctcagtaagtGAGCTGAAGAAGTGAATGCATTGCCACAGTCCGAGCacgtgaacggcttctccccagtgtgaacttgttgaTGTACCTTTAGTAGAGAtgatgaagtgaatcccttcccacagtccgagcaggtgaatggcctctccccagtgtgaattcgctgatgtaccttcagttgagatgactgagcgaatcccttcccacagtctgagcagttgaatggcctctctccggtgtgaactcgctgatgtatcttcagtcgAGATAAttcagtgaatcgcttcccacagtctgagcaggtgaacggccactctccggtgtgaactgactggtgtctcagtaactGATATGAtgatgtgaatcccttcccgcattctgagcaggtgaatggcctctccccagtgtgaactgactggtgtctcagtaactTATATGcggaagtgaatcccttcccgcaggctgagcagttgaatggcctgtcc from Hemitrygon akajei unplaced genomic scaffold, sHemAka1.3 Scf000119, whole genome shotgun sequence includes the following:
- the LOC140723578 gene encoding uncharacterized protein; translated protein: MAHQRVHTRERPFTCSDCGKGFTQSSQLLRHQSVHTGDRPFNCSACGKGFTSAYKLLRHQSVHTGERPFTCSECGKGFTSSYQLLRHQSVHTGEWPFTCSDCGKRFTELSRLKIHQRVHTGERPFNCSDCGKGFAQSSQLKVHQRIHTGERPFTCSDCGKGFTSSSLLKVHQQVHTGEKPFTCSDCGNAFTSSAHLLRHQSVHTGERPFTCSDCGKGFTLSYKLLKHRSVHTGEWPFSCSVCGKGFTDLPQLKVHQRVHTRERPFTCSNCGKGFAQSSQLKVHQRIHTGEKPFTCSDCGKGFTQLSQLKAHQGVHTGEWPITCSDCGKGFASSSHLKIHQRVHTGERPYTCSDCGKGFTASSHLKVHQRVHTGERPFTCSNCGKGFTQSSILKAHQRLHTG